The genome window AAAGGCTAGGGGCTTAAAATTAGCTCAAGAATTGGATGAGGAGTTAAATATACCTGAAAAAGTGCGTATTCACTGGACAGGTTGTCCTAACTCCTGCGGACAAGCCCAAGCGGGAGATATTGGCTTGATGGGTACAAAAGCGAAAAAAGATGGCTCTGTGGTGGAAGGAGTTAATCTTTTCCTTGGTGGCAAGGTTGGCAAGGATGCGAAGTTAGGGGAGTTATCACAAAAAAGTATTCCCTGTGATGATCTTAAACCTATTCTCAAGGATTTGTTAATCAATCAATTTGGTGCAACGGCTAAATAAGGAATTCAGTGTTAGGGAGATGAGGAGATAAAAAACTAATTATCGTTCATTATCTATTACTTTTTGTTTCTCTCCTTGCATATCAATTATAAAAGGCTGGTTTCCCAGCCTTTTATGGTGAATATTAAGCCGAAAGTAGTTCGAGACTGTCTTCTTGGGAGTCAGGGTTTTGGTCAATTTTTTCACTCTGACTTGCTTCTTCATTATCCCCTGTTGTTTCTTGTTGAATGGATAAAGTGCCACAGGGAATGGTATCTGATAAAATGGAACTTGCCATCATCCCCGAATGAATTTCTAATAAGGCTTCAGGTAGTGCTTCAAATATAAGTCTTTGTCCTGGAAATACAACTCTTTCAAAATACCAATTTGCTACGTTTGTAATTCTTGCTACTTGAATTTGACTGGTGGCATTGACATAGCAACACATCATTTTATTACTATCATCGTTGGGAATTGCATCTAATATCTGAGCCATAATAATTATGATATTTTTTATTTATATTTATCTTTACATCTTCTAAGTTAACACTCCTTGATCCCAACTAGCTGTAAAGATAATTACCAATTTGATTAAATTTATTATTTTTCTTAGACATAGAAAATTCTTTAAAAAATATTAAGTGTTTTTTGTTATTAAAAAATAGATTTAATTTTGATAAAAAAGAACTAAGTTTCTTTGTAAATGGATAAAATGTTGATTGGAAGAAGTAATGGTTAATTTTTATCAATCATTGATAAAGATGGTTTGCAGATCTCACGGAGTATGCAAAAATAATATGGTTGCCTCTTAAGGGATTAGATTTTCTAAATTCTGGTCTTGTTAAATGAGGTTTTTTTGCTCTTATCTGAGGCTTGTTAGCTAAAACACACTAAAAGAGTTAATTTATTCAAATCATTATATCTAAATTATGAACGTAGGCGATCGCATTAAGGTAACTGAATCGGTAATTGTATATCATCACCCTGAGCATAAAAAGACTGCTTTTGATATTAAGGGCATGGAAGGAGAGTTAATAGAAATTGTAACAGAATGGCAGGGAAGACCTGTAAGCGCTAATTTCCCTTATTTAGTTAAATTTAGCAAAAAGTTTAAGGCTCATTTTCGGGAAGATGAGATTTCTAACATTGACAGTTAAAGTTTAGGTTTTGCCCCTCAATCCCCCAAAATTGGGGGACTTTGTTTTAGACAATAGAGCGAATTTGTTTGATGAGGCTTTCAATTTCTGATTCGAGGGTGAAGTAATGCACACAAGCCCTAACGCAGGAAGGATAAGCAAGGGTGCGTAGATAATATCCTTTTGATTCTAAGCTAGACACTAATTGACTAGGATTTTCGGTGTTGAAGGAAACTAATCCTGATGGGGGAGGGCTATTCTTTAAGCATTTTATTCCTTCTATTTTGTTTAATTCTTCCCAGAGATAGGCACTTAGTTGGCAAATTCGTTGGTAACGTTTTTCGGGGTTACCCCATGTTTGGTGAAGGGCGATCGCCCTTGTCAGTCCTGTGTATAATGGATATGCTGAGGTGGCCACTTCGTATCTACTACCATCTTGAGCAAAAGGTAACCCAGATTTACTAAAATCAAGGCTACGCCAACCGATAAAGGTGGGATGAAGAGGAGTTTCTAAATTTTCTTTGACGTATAAAAAACCTACCCCCGTAGGGCCGCATAACCATTTATGCCCTGTGCATCCATAAAAGTCAACTTCTGTATCAGGAAGATTGAGGGGAATTAGCCCAGCGGATTGGGCGCCATCTACAAGAATTTGAATAGGTTTATTGCTAGGGTAGTGGTGACATACTTGGCTGATTTCTTTGAGGGGTAATACCTGCCCTGTATTCCACAAAACATGGCTAATGACAACTAGGCGAGTTTGGGGGGTGAGGTGATTTTTGATTACTTCCACAGGGTTTCCTTGGTTTAAGGTATCCACAATGGGAAAGGTGGTAACTTTAACACCAAATCTTCTTTTAATTTCATTAATACTAGCAATGATTCCGGGGTGTTCGGCATCGCTGAGTAATATTTCATCATCGGGCTTCCACTCGATGCCCCAAAGGGCTATATTGCAACTATCGGTGACATTTTCACTCAGGGTAATAGTTTCTATTTTACTATTAGTTTCAAGGGCGATCGCACTTTTGGTATTAGCAATATTTTCGTTAATCCAACTATTTATTTGTAACCCAAAAGGCCCTATTTTTTCTACATATCTATAAGTATCAATAATTGTTTCTAGTACAGATTGGGCAAGGATTCCTTGACCACCAAAATTAAAATATTGTTTATCTTCTAAGCCTTTAAAATCTTTTCTTAATTCTTTAATGTCCATAAAATTAGGGGTTGAACATTGTCCAACCCTTTGAAAGTTTAATTGTCAATTTTCCATTGTACATTGTCAGTTTTAGAAGCCCTAATCATTCTCCCATTCTTCAGCCCCTAAAAGATCACAAATGCGATCGCGCAATAGAAAATCTTGCTGTTCGAGATTTTTTTCAACTCCCATCCATTCCCTAGCAGGAATAAATTGAGCTAGGCTATAAATAGGTTGATGACGACTTAGCACACCTTTTTCGACCAAGGCTCGAATTTCATCTCGGATAAAATCGAAGGTATATCCATAGGAGGATACATTCGGAAATATTTGAATACTCATAATAATATAATTACTGATGTTTAAGTTGCTACTAAAAAGTAATAACTTTCTGTTAAATTCTATACTTTTCGTCTTAAAAGTCGCAACTCTTTCCTCTTTTTTATTCTATTAATGGAAATACTTTTATTTGAGTGTTATAATTGTTTACTATTTTTTTTATAATTATTTTTTATGGATTTATTGCGATCGCTCCCTATTGGCTTATATGTAGAAAAACCTTTTTCTTGGCTTCATAGATTAGATTCGAGGGTAAAATTAGGATGGTTAATGAGTTTAATTTTATCTCCCCTATTAGCCAATGGTCCATGGCGTATTTTTTTAGTAGTTTTTCTATTATTAATTACTTGGTTATCTTTTATTCCTTGGAGAGTACAAAAAAAACAAATTACATGGCTATTATTAATAGGAATACTGAGTTTTGTTTTAACGGCGATCGCCCCGGATGGATTAAGTCTTACTTATCAGCCACGCCTACCAGAAAGCGAAATTATCATTAATCAACCCACAGATTATCAATATATATTATACAACTTTGGGAATGTAAATATCACCAGAAGATCCTTTGATTTAGCCATTAGAGTAAGTACCTTATTTTTTACCTTAATTTATAGCAGTAACATCTTTTTATTAACCACTGCCCCCGAAGAAATTACCACAGGAATTGAAAATTTATTATCTCCCTTAAACCGTTTTAAATTTCCCGTTACAGAAATGATTTTGACCCTGACTCTTTCCCTCCGTTTTATCCCTTTAGTATTAGAAGAAATCCAAAATTTAATTAGATCCATTAGAACCAGAGCTATAAAATGGCGTAAATTAGGCATTAAAAAAAGTATTCAAATTTGGGTAATTGTCATGGAAAAATTACTAGAAAATATCTTATTAAGAGCCGAACAAATTGCGATCGCCATGGAAGCCAGAGGTTTTACAACTCCGCAAACCCATCAAGTAAAGTGGCACGAATCAAGAATAAAAACTAACGATACAGTAGCCTTATTTTTTCTTGTTATTTTTTGGGTATTTCGATTAACAATTGGGCAAATGGCAATTTGAGTAATTTTCCTCAAATCAACCATATTTATCATCAAAAGTTATTAGGTTTTAAACAAATAATTAACAGTAAATAACAAAAAATATTCTCATTTATTATTAATTTTTTATGGAAACTATGGATTATAGGTGATGAGTAAAATAAATTGACAAAAAAATACTTTATTCATCTTTTTAAACTATACTATAATTACATAAAATAATCCTAATATTTTGTGTTTTTACAGCGACTGAAAGAAGATAAAAACTCTAATTTGTTTTCCATTGGCATCAACCTAATGACGCTAATACTCTACGTTGCGGGTATTCATGCCAGTCACACATTTACCACCCTTCATTCAGAAGTTGCTTCACTGTGGTTTCCCTCCGCCATTACTTTACCCTTAGTGTTGAAATATGGTATTCAAGTTTTTCCAGGCATAACTCTAGCTTCTATTATTGGGCTTACCCCTTCCCTCCAAAGGATTAGCCCCAATTTATCCTTTATGGGTTTTGCTTTTATCCAAATAAGTTGTGCCTTAGCAAACTGTTTTCAACCCATGATTGCTAAATATATCATTCAAAGATTTGCCAAAAGCAAAGATATTTTTATCAACATTCAATCCGTATGTGTTTTTATTGGGGCGGCTATATTTTCCCCTATTATTTCAGCTTTTATGGGAGTTTCAGCCTTGCTGAGTTTAAATGTTATCAGTGCAGAAGAATATTTTTATTCCTTGCTTACTTGGTGGTTGGGTAGTGCCTTAGCCCATCTAATTTTTTCCCCCACTATTATGCAATGGAAGAGAAAAGATTTTATTTCTCAAGGTGCCAGTGTTGGGGAAGTTGTCATTATTGCTTTGACTGTTTTACTCATTTGTAGTTTTACTTTTATTTTGATTTACCCAGTGGAATATTTGCTTTTTCCTCCTCTCATCTGGGCTGTTTTTAGACTTAAGCGTTTTCAGGCTAGTTTATTGGTAAGTATTATTGCTTTGATTGCCATTGTATCTACCAGTTTGGGATATGGAACTTTTGCGAAAGATTCGGTTAATTTATCTTTAATTTTATTACAGTCATTTACGGCAGTAATTTCGGTTATAACTCTAATTCTTTCTGCTGTTTTAGCAGAGAAACAAATCACTAAAAATCAATTATATGAAACCTTAGAACATTTAGAAGAAAAGGTTTTAGAACGAACTAAAGAGCTAGAAAACATACAAATTGATTTACAAAATGCCAACAAAGTTCTTGAAAAAATGGCATATATTGACAGTCTTACTCAAGTAGCCAATAGGGGTTGTTTTGATAAAATTTTAGAACAACAATGGGATTCTTTAATGAGGCAAAAAGAATGTTTATCTTTATTATTATTGGATGTGGATTATTTTAAAAAATATAATGATTTTTATGGTCATCCCCAAGGGGATGAATGTTTAATCAAAATTGCTCAGTGTTTACAGTCTGTCGTGCGTAATACTTCTGATACAGTTGCTCGATATGGTGGAGAAGAATTTGTTATTATATTACCTTATACCAACCTTGAACAAGCCACGGTGGTTGCTAAAAAAATTCAAAGTGCGATCGCACTTTTAGCCATTCCCCACGAGGTTTCAAAGGTATCAAAATATATTACTTTTAGCATTGGTATTGCCACCACCATTCCAGGCTATGACAACATCCCCAATGACTTAATAACAAAAGCGGATCAGGCTTTATACTTAGCAAAAGAAGACGGTAGAAATAGATTTAAAATTTTTGATAAAGACTGTTAACCAGACAGCATTAGTAGTTGTAATGTACTATTTATTAAGCAATGTGAGATCTAGAACTAGGTTAAAATAATAATATAGCCACAGCAATAAAAGCATTTTAGAATTAATCATGAAAAGTCCTTCCCCTAGTATTACTCACTCAAACAATGAACTAATTCCTTGCTCACCCCATGAAGTGGATAATCACGTGTGTGAAGTGTTTGAGGGAAAAATTTTAAGTCATGAAAAATCCCAAAAAATGGCTGATTTTTTCGGGTTATTAGGAGACGCTAATCGTCTCAGAATTTTGTCTGTATTAGCCCAAGAAGAATTATGTGTTTGCGACTTAGCCAATATGTTGCAGATGAGTGAATCGGCAGTTTCTCATCAGTTAAGAACTTTAAAATCAATACGTCTAGTTGCTTACCAAAAAAGAGGCAGAAGAGTGTACTATCGTCTTTTAGATCACCACGTTTTTGAATTATATCGTGCCGTAGCAGAACATTTAGACGAGATTGATTAAAACCGAAAAAATAACCATTATAGAAAAACGATAACCTTTGTAAGTCAACAAAAGAAAGTCTAAATATCTAGGTTGAATTTAAATAATTAAAAACCTACACCATAATCTCTCATTGGGTGTAGGATAATTTTGCTCAAAATTAATTGCTTAGGGAGAGGGCAGGATTTATGACGGCACTTTTAACCTGAGGTTTGATAGTACGAAGACTAGGGAAAAGAAAATGATTTTCCTCCACATACTGGGCGCCAAACAAACCCTTTTCTGCCCAAAAATAACGATCTGTTGTATGCTCGTTTCTTTTTACCACTAATAAAGCAGGAGGAGTGATACCATTAGCCCGAATATGTTTTCTGGCGGCTGTTACGGGTTTGTCTTCGCCACTTTCAATATGATAATGGGGTACTAACTCTAATATTTTTCTTCCCTCAAGACGGCGACGGCTTTTGCGCTTTCTCTTTCTAGCCAAGTTTATTTCCTCCTTGTTATTTTTGTCTCAAATGTCTTACAGGTCACATTTGATTGCATGGGGTGATTATATAATTTTTATCCGAATCTGTCAATGGGTAAAGTTATTTTGTCAACTACCCTTTTCCCCAAGGGCGATCGCACCTTAAAACCACAAAAATAAAATAATAGAAAGTCATCATTTCAAGACATAGTGAGCATTATAGACATCAAAGGAGAAACGTGATGGAGGTATAATAATATTTTGGTTAAAAGTCAAAAAGAAAGCAAAAATTGACCAACCAAATTTATTTTGAGCCTAGAGAGTATAAAGAATTTTTATGAGTGACAATATCCGTATTTTAATGTGCGCTCCAGACCATTATGATGTTGACTATGTGATTAACCCTTGGATGGAAGGAAACATTCACAAATCCAGTCAAGAAAAAGCCGTTGAGCAATGGCAAAACCTCCACAATATTATTAAAGAATATGCCATTGTTGACCTAGTAAAACCCGAAAAAGGTGTGCCTGACATGGTATTCACTGCTAATGCTGGATTAGTATTAGGAGACAACGTTGTTCTCAGTCGTTTTTTCCACCCAGAAAGACAAGGAGAAGAACCCTTTTTCAAAGCATGGTTTGAGCAAAATGGCTTTACCGTCCATGAGTTACCCCAAGATTTACCCTTTGAAGGGGCAGGGGATGCCCTGTTTGACAGGGAAGGACGTTGGTTATGGGCCGGTTATGGTTTTCGTTCAGAGTTAGATTCTCACCCCTACATAGCCAAATGGTTAGACACCGAAGTTTTATCCCTCAGATTAATTGATAATCGTTTTTATCATCTCGATACCTGTTTTTGTCCCTTAGCCAACGGCTACCTACTTTACTACCCCGATGCCTTTGATAGTTACTCCAATCGCTTGATCGAAATGCGAGTACCCGAAGAAAAGCGTATCGTAGTAGAAGAACCTGATGCGGTTACTTTTGCTTGTAATACCGTTAATATTAATGATGTGGTAATCATGAATAATATTAGCAAAGACCTTGAACAACGCATCACAGCAAAAGGTTTTAAAGTTCGTCAAACTTCCCTAACCGAGTTTCTCAAAGCAGGGGGTGCGGCCAAATGTTTAACCCTAAGAGTAACAGAGCCTATTTTAGAAGATGTTCACGCTAGTAACTATGTCGAAAGTCGAGTTATTAAAATGGAAGGGCATCTGCTCGATACAGGTATGATGAATCGTGCCTTAGATTTAATCGTGTATGAAGGCGGTAGTTTCAAGGTTCTTAATTTTAATTTAGGGGTTGAGCGTCAAAGTCCTTCCTGTGCGGAGGTGCGTATTTCGGCACCTTCTAAGGATGTCATGGAAGATATTATCAGTCAGTTGATTGATTTGGGGGCAGTGTCAACCCCCGAAAAAGAGTCTGATGTGACTTTGGAAACTGTGGTTAAAGCAGGTGTTTCCCCCGATGATTTCTATGTAACGACTATCTATCCTACAGAAGTTCGGCTCAATGGGAATTGGATTAGGGTAACGGATCAAAGAATGGACGGTGCGATCGCCCTTAGGGAAAAAAATGGTACTTTTATCGCCAGTTGCAAACTATTGCGTGATTTAGAAGTAGGAGAGCAAGTGGTAGTAGGAGTAGATGGTATTCGTACCATTAGAGCCACCCAATCCCGTGAGCAACGCAATAAACCCCAAGAATTTAGCTTTATGAGTGGTGGGGTGTCTAGTGAGCGTCGAGTAGAGCTATTAGTCGAGCAAATTGCTTGGGAAATGCGCCACATCAGAGATCAAGGGGGTAAAGTTACTGTGGTAGCTGGTCCTGTAGTTATTCATACAGGCGGTGCAGAGCATCTTTCCAAATTGATTAGAGATGGTTATGTTCAATGTCTGTTGGGGGGAAATGCGATCGCAGTTCACGACATGGAACAAGCTATGATGGGAACTTCCCTTGGAGTTGATATGTACAAAGGTGTGCCCGTAAGCGGAGGACATCGTCACCACCTCAAAGTTATCAACATGGTACGCCGTGCAGGGAGCATTGCCAATGCCGTAGAGCAAGGATTAGTCACAAGGGGAGTCATGTATCAGTGCGTTAAAAATAACGTCCCCTTCTGCCTAGCGGGTTCAATCCGTGATGATGGGCCTTTACCTGATACCGAAATGGACTTAATCAAAGCTCAAACCGAATATTCCCGTCTGGTACAGGGTTCAAACATGATTTTGATGCTCTCTACCATGCTACATTCCATCGGAGTGGGTAACATGACTGCCGCAGGGGTAAAAATGGTCTGTGTGGACATTAACCCCGCTGTAGTAACCAAACTGAGCGATCGAGGTTCTGTGGAATCTGTGGGCATTGTCACCGATGTAGGTTTATTCCTAAGTCTTTTAGTTCAGCAGTTAGACAAACTAACTAATCGTTATGAACTAGCAGAAACTGTTTAATCAAAAAAGGGTGGGCAATGCCCACCCTGTGTTTTTTTTAATCACAACCGATGCAAATTTCAATAGTTACTCGACGAAGACGAATAGTAATCTTGATACTTATTTTTGCCAAATCCCCTTCTGCTTTATCAATATTCTCTCCCAAAATTTTGAGATCAACTTCATCTAACTGACGTAAGGCTCTGATTTCCTCATCCGATAACTCCGCTCTTTCAGCCCAATTAATTAAAGCGACCTCAATATCGCCACTTCTTACGGCTTCTAACAAAAGATTTTGTACCGCTTCATTTTCAGTGTCTAATTCAACCTGTGTTATTTGCTGCTCTGGGCGAGAAGGGGTAATTGGGCGAATGGGTGCAGGATTTACAGGTCTAGTGGGGGTTGATGGTCGAGGATTGGGGTTAATTTGGGCATAGGCTAAGGGTGCAAAACTGCCCCCGATGCTCAAACTCATAGTAATGGTGGCTATTTGAAACAATCTTTTTTGAAGAGATTTTTTTTGATTTTGTATAGACATATGAACTCCTTTTTTTTCGCATTTAGTATAAATAAAGCTATCAATATTTATGAGTCAACGAATCTTTATAAGATATAATTGTTGAATATTTTTAATTCAAGAAATATGCTTAATATTCATCATTGACAGTAAAGTATTAATTTTCGTTAAAATCTCTTAGTTTTTTTTAATCATATTAGAAAATATAATTTGTTTTTTTTAGAGATTTATTATTAAGAAAATAAATAATATTCTTAAAACATTTGTAATGACAAATGATAGAGTATGTTGTAGGTTTTTAAATTTTCTTATGTTTTTTAAGACTAATACGATTGTTAATATGTTCCCCAAAAAAATAAATTAATTTATGGGATAGCTACAATAAATACTGTACAACCATTAAACCAATGCTTATAGTAACCACCGCATAACAACTTAACCAATGAAGATAATTAATTTTATTGGTGGAATTTTTGTCGTTAATTTTTGCTCCATAACCTCTTAGGATCATCGCTTGATATACTAATTTGGAGTCTTCATAACTTCTAATTAACAAATTGGCAATTAAATTTGCAATTATTTTTAAGTTTCTACGGTTCAATTTTTTACCATTAAATCCCTTTAGTTGTAACGCCCTTTCCATGGTTAAAAGGCGATCGCCCATTTGCTCCAGATAGCGATAAGTCAACAACATCATATCGTTAATGATGGGAGATATACCAAGGGATTGAAAAGTTTTTAAAGTAGTAGTAAAAGGTGCACTGCCAAACAAAATTAAACTAATAGTAAGAATACAAAAAAAACGAACTACAATTAAAATTACCGTTAAAATTCCCTCTAGTTTTAAATTCAGGAAACCCCAATTAAATATAACCGTCTCCCCCGCCAAAAAAGGCAACACAATTACAACTCCTAAAATAAATATACCAGGATAACGTAACCTAGAAATAAGGAAATGTAAAGGTAAATTAGATAAGCAGAAAAAAATAGAAGTAATAATAGTTAAAATAGGCAGTAAAAATAAACTTTGCGTAAAAGCAAACGCAAAAATTAAGCTCATCAGAGCGATAAACTTAGGCTTTTGTTCCCAGCGATGAATAGGAGAATTTAAACTAGCATATTTATCTAAAAATAACTTCATTAATTATTAATTATTTCTGGCTTAACCTTTTCAAAAAAAGTAATAATCATCACAGTAAGGATAGCTTCAACAATAGATTGAATACCATAAGTAATAAGAGATGTAAAAATTGCGGCTCTTTCTAAATCAATGTCTAAATCAGGGGAAATAGTGCTAAGAATTACCCCTACAAATAACAAAGCTGAAAGAAATATACCTAAACCACCACAAAGAAACATTAGGAAATTTTTACCTCTTACCGATTGAAAACTATTAATTTTTTTAAAATTCCATAAATAATAACAAATCAAAGCAGGAAAACCCATAATAACAGCATTGATTCCCAAGGTAGATAACCCCCCATGCTGGAAGAAAACAGCCTGAAAAAATAAACCAATTAAAATACCAATAAATGAAAAATAACCTAACACAATACCCATTAGTCCATTTAAAATCAAGTGAATATTAAAAGGAGGTACAGGAATATGAATCAAAGATGAAACAAAAAAAGCCGCCGTTAATAAAGATGCTTTAGGTATTTGCTCTTGATAGTTAGGAATTTTGTTAATTTGCTTGAGGGAAAACCATGTTAAACCCCCTGTGATGGCATAGCCAGAGATAGATGCTGCAGGAGGTAATAAACCGTCGGGAATGTGCATTGCAACTGAATAATTAGTATCGTTAAATTGTTATGTTTTAGGGCGAGAAAAAAATAGTGCTGTACCAACAAATCCCCATACTCCAGATACTGCCATTAATAATCTTTGGGCTGTATTGGGGGATGATTGTCCTTGGGTTTGACTAGAATTTTGCCTTGATTTGGTATTGTCATCACTATTAATAGAATTATCTCCAGACATTGCTGTTGAGGTATCGAATTCCATTGGAATGTTAATAATACTACCATGACCCGCAGTTGTTACCCTTACTGTCCAATTTCCTGCAATATTTTCATCAGGGGTAAAAGAAAAATTACCATCTTCGTCCGCTACTCCTCGTAAATAGGGCTTATCAGCATTGTTCGGGGCGTGTACAATTATTTGGGCATTGCTCATGGGTTCTCCTGTATCATATTGTGCGACAACAGAGATGGTTTTTAATTTTTCATATTCTACAACTACTCCATGGGCAAAGGTTTTTAAGGGGGTAGTTGTTATGGAGATAATCAAAGCAGAGCTAAACCATAATAGTTTTTTTAACATTAGAGAATGCAGAGGAATAATATGCCATTCCTATGGTTTAACATTATCTTTATTTTTTCAATACCCCTGTAGGGCATATGAAAGAATGGTATTGCTTAATCATTGTATAAATATAATTGAATGACCCTATAAATCGAGACACCAAAATATTATTACCATTACCTGCTCCTTGTTCCCTATTCCCTGCTTAAAATAGATAATATTGATCCATAAATAAATTATTAATTATGTCTGCATTAAAAATAGGCGATCGCATTCCTAACTTTACCTTACCCTCTGCTAGTGGTGAAAACGTTAATATAGGAGACTTTATCAGTCAAAAATATCTCGTTATTTATTTTTATCCCAAAGATGATACCCCCGGATGTACTGCCGAATCCTGTGCCTTTAGAGATAGCTACGAAGTATTTACCG of Cyanobacterium sp. HL-69 contains these proteins:
- the cbiM gene encoding ECF-type Co2+/Ni2+ uptake system permease component CbiM, whose amino-acid sequence is MHIPDGLLPPAASISGYAITGGLTWFSLKQINKIPNYQEQIPKASLLTAAFFVSSLIHIPVPPFNIHLILNGLMGIVLGYFSFIGILIGLFFQAVFFQHGGLSTLGINAVIMGFPALICYYLWNFKKINSFQSVRGKNFLMFLCGGLGIFLSALLFVGVILSTISPDLDIDLERAAIFTSLITYGIQSIVEAILTVMIITFFEKVKPEIINN
- a CDS encoding Ferredoxin-thioredoxin reductase, variable chain → MNVGDRIKVTESVIVYHHPEHKKTAFDIKGMEGELIEIVTEWQGRPVSANFPYLVKFSKKFKAHFREDEISNIDS
- a CDS encoding DUF4327 domain protein, producing the protein MSIQIFPNVSSYGYTFDFIRDEIRALVEKGVLSRHQPIYSLAQFIPAREWMGVEKNLEQQDFLLRDRICDLLGAEEWEND
- the cbiQ gene encoding ECF-type Co2+/Ni2+ uptake system permease component CbiQ → MKLFLDKYASLNSPIHRWEQKPKFIALMSLIFAFAFTQSLFLLPILTIITSIFFCLSNLPLHFLISRLRYPGIFILGVVIVLPFLAGETVIFNWGFLNLKLEGILTVILIVVRFFCILTISLILFGSAPFTTTLKTFQSLGISPIINDMMLLTYRYLEQMGDRLLTMERALQLKGFNGKKLNRRNLKIIANLIANLLIRSYEDSKLVYQAMILRGYGAKINDKNSTNKINYLHWLSCYAVVTISIGLMVVQYLL
- the cbiL gene encoding ECF-type Co2+/Ni2+ uptake system — translated: MLKKLLWFSSALIISITTTPLKTFAHGVVVEYEKLKTISVVAQYDTGEPMSNAQIIVHAPNNADKPYLRGVADEDGNFSFTPDENIAGNWTVRVTTAGHGSIINIPMEFDTSTAMSGDNSINSDDNTKSRQNSSQTQGQSSPNTAQRLLMAVSGVWGFVGTALFFSRPKT
- a CDS encoding ArsR family transcriptional regulator; protein product: MKSPSPSITHSNNELIPCSPHEVDNHVCEVFEGKILSHEKSQKMADFFGLLGDANRLRILSVLAQEELCVCDLANMLQMSESAVSHQLRTLKSIRLVAYQKRGRRVYYRLLDHHVFELYRAVAEHLDEID
- a CDS encoding Circadian input kinase A, coding for MFLQRLKEDKNSNLFSIGINLMTLILYVAGIHASHTFTTLHSEVASLWFPSAITLPLVLKYGIQVFPGITLASIIGLTPSLQRISPNLSFMGFAFIQISCALANCFQPMIAKYIIQRFAKSKDIFINIQSVCVFIGAAIFSPIISAFMGVSALLSLNVISAEEYFYSLLTWWLGSALAHLIFSPTIMQWKRKDFISQGASVGEVVIIALTVLLICSFTFILIYPVEYLLFPPLIWAVFRLKRFQASLLVSIIALIAIVSTSLGYGTFAKDSVNLSLILLQSFTAVISVITLILSAVLAEKQITKNQLYETLEHLEEKVLERTKELENIQIDLQNANKVLEKMAYIDSLTQVANRGCFDKILEQQWDSLMRQKECLSLLLLDVDYFKKYNDFYGHPQGDECLIKIAQCLQSVVRNTSDTVARYGGEEFVIILPYTNLEQATVVAKKIQSAIALLAIPHEVSKVSKYITFSIGIATTIPGYDNIPNDLITKADQALYLAKEDGRNRFKIFDKDC
- the ecfT gene encoding energy-coupling factor transport system permease component EcfT: MDLLRSLPIGLYVEKPFSWLHRLDSRVKLGWLMSLILSPLLANGPWRIFLVVFLLLITWLSFIPWRVQKKQITWLLLIGILSFVLTAIAPDGLSLTYQPRLPESEIIINQPTDYQYILYNFGNVNITRRSFDLAIRVSTLFFTLIYSSNIFLLTTAPEEITTGIENLLSPLNRFKFPVTEMILTLTLSLRFIPLVLEEIQNLIRSIRTRAIKWRKLGIKKSIQIWVIVMEKLLENILLRAEQIAIAMEARGFTTPQTHQVKWHESRIKTNDTVALFFLVIFWVFRLTIGQMAI
- a CDS encoding L-cysteine/cystine lyase — translated: MDIKELRKDFKGLEDKQYFNFGGQGILAQSVLETIIDTYRYVEKIGPFGLQINSWINENIANTKSAIALETNSKIETITLSENVTDSCNIALWGIEWKPDDEILLSDAEHPGIIASINEIKRRFGVKVTTFPIVDTLNQGNPVEVIKNHLTPQTRLVVISHVLWNTGQVLPLKEISQVCHHYPSNKPIQILVDGAQSAGLIPLNLPDTEVDFYGCTGHKWLCGPTGVGFLYVKENLETPLHPTFIGWRSLDFSKSGLPFAQDGSRYEVATSAYPLYTGLTRAIALHQTWGNPEKRYQRICQLSAYLWEELNKIEGIKCLKNSPPPSGLVSFNTENPSQLVSSLESKGYYLRTLAYPSCVRACVHYFTLESEIESLIKQIRSIV